A window from Pokkaliibacter sp. MBI-7 encodes these proteins:
- a CDS encoding PFL_4669 family integrating conjugative element protein, whose amino-acid sequence MSDSAISVTAPQLGALRSTITIQLHTFHACRLWEGVNINDDNHADESNGRPFNRPGMRVFMSNMHQTTVASGMYDPYADKHMLDIEQAIAKARQTLLEQKQTISAVLSQVPSSISMTDNLSVSPRQFPVISATPLAFQGSYLVSDFDELIRSILLASHVGLIGNVDKKLLIRDAARVVRSVFDKSRRYRFTGLTRADYVLGGAKVLAAIERNGELPAGILDGTLRSQFSPPLPKAQLDAMNEALATRAGLAAGRPPINTVTDAVSATEALDEAGEEVTGAVINGATKMTGAGVSDIEAEA is encoded by the coding sequence ATGTCTGATTCTGCTATTTCCGTAACCGCCCCCCAGCTGGGGGCGCTGCGCTCGACCATCACTATCCAGCTGCATACTTTCCACGCTTGCCGGCTGTGGGAAGGCGTCAACATCAACGACGACAACCATGCCGATGAGTCCAATGGGCGTCCGTTCAATCGCCCCGGCATGCGCGTGTTCATGTCCAATATGCACCAGACCACAGTCGCGTCAGGGATGTACGATCCCTATGCCGACAAGCACATGCTGGACATCGAGCAAGCCATCGCCAAAGCCCGTCAGACCCTGCTTGAGCAGAAACAAACCATCAGCGCGGTGTTGAGCCAGGTGCCGTCATCGATCTCCATGACGGACAACCTGTCGGTCAGTCCACGGCAGTTCCCGGTCATTAGCGCCACGCCACTGGCGTTCCAGGGCAGCTACCTGGTATCGGATTTTGACGAGCTGATCCGGTCGATATTGCTGGCCAGCCATGTGGGGCTGATCGGTAATGTGGATAAGAAGCTCTTAATCAGAGATGCAGCCCGGGTGGTCCGCAGTGTGTTTGATAAGTCTCGCCGCTATCGCTTTACCGGGCTGACCCGTGCCGACTATGTGCTTGGTGGCGCCAAGGTGCTGGCCGCCATCGAGCGCAACGGGGAGTTGCCGGCAGGTATTCTGGATGGAACCCTGCGCTCACAGTTCTCCCCTCCTCTGCCCAAGGCCCAGCTGGATGCCATGAATGAGGCGCTGGCCACGCGGGCAGGTCTGGCCGCCGGACGCCCCCCGATCAACACAGTGACTGACGCAGTATCTGCTACCGAAGCGCTGGACGAGGCGGGAGAGGAAGTGACTGGGGCAGTGATCAATGGTGCTACGAAGATGACTGGGGCAGGGGTATCTGACATCGAGGCCGAGGCGTGA
- a CDS encoding DUF3158 family protein codes for MIRVYTPANDVSPELLSQAANVPSLKGLFPFKGKGRIALLGVQAEESREGLLVLGRYIVRQSEELNYVWQLGAILRLQRAGSGATFLRWRLPDHQAGQSGVPLWASVMQKQVDASVRRSLLAMEQDRVAFNLQMSICSTLIRQATDGLTKMESAENVWSEERV; via the coding sequence GTGATTCGCGTCTACACCCCCGCAAACGATGTCTCCCCAGAGCTGCTGTCACAGGCCGCAAACGTTCCCTCCCTAAAAGGCCTTTTTCCTTTTAAGGGTAAGGGGAGAATCGCGCTATTGGGTGTGCAGGCCGAGGAGTCCCGTGAGGGGCTCCTGGTCCTGGGTCGGTATATCGTCCGGCAGTCGGAGGAGTTGAACTATGTCTGGCAGCTCGGTGCGATTCTACGACTGCAGCGGGCAGGATCTGGGGCAACTTTTCTGCGCTGGCGTTTGCCGGATCACCAAGCTGGGCAGAGTGGCGTACCGTTGTGGGCGTCGGTCATGCAAAAACAGGTCGATGCCAGCGTGCGTCGGTCACTGCTGGCTATGGAGCAGGATCGTGTGGCGTTCAATCTGCAGATGAGTATCTGCAGCACGCTGATCCGGCAGGCTACCGATGGGCTGACGAAGATGGAGTCGGCAGAAAACGTGTGGAGTGAGGAGCGGGTATGA